The following coding sequences lie in one Paramisgurnus dabryanus chromosome 16, PD_genome_1.1, whole genome shotgun sequence genomic window:
- the LOC141280912 gene encoding uncharacterized protein, with product MADSSDVCFSDLSSPEQEAVEELLPGICTSRYSVPNITLAPGTRRRPRHATSEHPSRCSFTDCVRANEDAIAQHENDKTLLVIVAELEPHIRTLVEDSKTANVNVSNTVSGAPTVTRSTHSSVPATELTRPTNWVTIRRRSHIRCPSKSPLVISNRFDILSNTPAETSVKGALVIGDSILKNVNIEAPATIVDCIPGARSSDIRSKLKVLANAKRKFSKIVIHAGANDTRLRQSEITKDTIKEVCEIAKTMSDHVICSGPLPAYRGDETYSRLVSLHHWMSKWCPQHNVGFIDNWKHFRGRPDLLKRDGLHPSSEESAILSRNLTNTLNSNTV from the exons ATGGCGGACTCATCCGATGTATGTTTTTCAGACCTTTCCTCACCAGAGcaggaagctgtggaggagttgttgccCGGCATTTGCACCAGTCGGTACAGCGTGCCCAACATCACCCTGGCTCCAGGCACCCGGAGACGACCGAGGCATGCAACGAGCGAGCACCCatctcgatgcagcttcacggactgCGTTCGGGCGAACGAAGACGctatcgcccagcatgaaaatgATAAGACTCTgcttgtcatt gttgcAGAACTAGAACCGCACATCCGAACGCTCGTTGAGGACAgtaaaaccgctaatgttaatgtttcaaacactgtttcgggtgcgcctaCGGTAACGCGTAGTACACATAGCTCGGTTCCGGCAACTGAGTTAACACGGccgactaactgggtgactatCAGGCGGCGTAGTCATATTCGATGCCCATCAAAGTCCCCCCTagtaatttctaacagattcgacaTCCTaagcaatacaccggctgagacaTCTGTTAAAGGTGCCCTTGTTATTGGAGACTCGATACTTAAGAACgtgaacattgaggcaccagccaccatagttgactgtataccgggagccagatcgtcagacattagatccaaacttaaagtgctggctaatgctaagcgtaagttttcaaaaattgttattcATGCCGGCGcaaatgacaccagactccgccagtcggagatcaccaaagatactattaaagaggtgtgtgaaattgcaaaaacaatgtcagatcatgtaatatgctctggtcccctccccgcctaccggggtgatgaaacttatagcagattagtgtctcttcacCACTGGATGTCAaaatggtgccctcagcataacgtagggtttatagacaattggaagcactTCAGGGggagacctgacctgctaaagagagatggccttcatccgtcatcggaagaaagtgctatactctctagaaatctgaccaatactCTTAATTCTAATACAGTCTGA